The following coding sequences are from one Treponema parvum window:
- a CDS encoding nucleoside kinase yields MNKIKITFPSGKELQLPRGTTAFEFLNDFEKTAQPILAVAVNNEIFSLGQPILYNACVEPIYANSKYGAAVYRRSLCFLLAAAAHNLFPQSHLLVGHSLGYGYYYTLDTGRRIRQEEIDGLKKEMANIVGKDRKIETTTVSYHDAVELFTKLKLTETCKQLDCISPPYVRMNTLGDFSDMFFGPLVFSTGFLKYFDLMPYGEGFLLRFPTTGKPQEIPSFRDIPTLFSIYKRYKEWGKQIGVTSAASLNELIKNRKINDFININETFQTKCIADIADQIHERSHVKVILIAGPSSSGKTTTSKKLALQLQAIGYHPQLISLDSFYVGRDKNPKDKDGNYDYECLEALDIPLLNGLLNDLFSGREVNMPMYDFTAGKRFYDGTKMQISDNDVLIIEGIHGLNDKLTPLINPDLKFKIYLSALTQLNLDDHNRISTSDNRLIRRIVRDAQFRGKSAAETIFMWDNVQRGEKLHIFPFQGNADAMLNTALDYELSVLKIFAEPLLRAVKPHQKEYSEASRLLGFLSNFSPIPPTDVPDRSIIREFIGGSAFHY; encoded by the coding sequence ATGAATAAGATAAAAATAACTTTTCCGTCGGGAAAGGAATTACAGCTTCCGAGAGGAACGACGGCTTTTGAATTTCTTAATGATTTTGAAAAAACGGCGCAGCCTATTTTAGCCGTCGCCGTCAACAACGAAATTTTTTCTCTGGGGCAACCGATTTTATACAACGCCTGTGTTGAACCCATATATGCCAACAGCAAGTACGGAGCGGCCGTCTACAGGCGATCCCTGTGCTTTTTGCTTGCGGCGGCGGCCCACAATCTTTTTCCGCAGTCGCACTTACTCGTAGGACACAGCCTTGGATACGGCTATTACTATACCCTGGACACGGGCCGCCGCATCCGGCAGGAAGAAATAGACGGTCTGAAAAAGGAAATGGCGAATATCGTCGGCAAAGACCGCAAAATCGAAACCACAACCGTATCTTATCACGACGCCGTAGAGCTTTTTACAAAACTGAAACTCACCGAAACTTGCAAACAGCTCGACTGCATAAGCCCTCCATACGTCAGAATGAATACTCTGGGTGATTTTTCCGATATGTTTTTTGGCCCGCTCGTCTTTTCTACCGGGTTTTTAAAATATTTCGACCTGATGCCCTACGGCGAAGGTTTTCTGCTCCGCTTTCCAACGACGGGGAAACCTCAGGAAATTCCTTCTTTCCGCGATATTCCTACGCTTTTTTCGATCTATAAACGCTATAAAGAATGGGGAAAACAAATCGGCGTTACGTCGGCAGCTTCTCTTAACGAGCTTATAAAAAACCGTAAAATAAACGATTTTATAAACATAAACGAAACGTTCCAGACTAAATGCATCGCAGACATTGCAGATCAAATACATGAGAGGTCTCATGTTAAGGTTATACTCATAGCGGGGCCTTCAAGTTCGGGCAAAACCACAACTTCAAAAAAGCTCGCTTTACAGCTGCAGGCCATAGGCTATCATCCCCAGCTTATAAGCCTTGACAGTTTTTATGTTGGGCGCGATAAAAATCCGAAAGATAAAGATGGAAACTACGATTACGAATGCCTTGAGGCCTTGGATATTCCTCTTTTGAACGGACTTCTAAATGATCTGTTTTCAGGTAGAGAAGTCAACATGCCCATGTATGACTTTACCGCCGGCAAACGCTTCTATGACGGAACAAAGATGCAGATCTCAGACAACGACGTTCTCATCATTGAAGGCATTCACGGTCTGAACGATAAACTCACTCCCCTTATAAACCCAGACCTCAAATTCAAGATCTACCTTTCGGCTCTCACTCAGTTAAATCTTGACGACCACAACCGCATTTCGACGAGCGACAACCGCCTGATACGGCGCATAGTCAGAGACGCGCAATTTAGGGGGAAAAGCGCCGCAGAGACGATATTCATGTGGGACAACGTGCAAAGGGGCGAAAAACTTCATATCTTTCCGTTCCAAGGGAATGCGGACGCAATGCTTAACACGGCGCTGGATTACGAACTTTCCGTTCTAAAAATATTTGCAGAACCGTTGCTGCGCGCGGTAAAACCGCATCAAAAGGAATACTCGGAAGCGTCAAGGCTTTTAGGTTTTTTGAGCAATTTTTCGCCTATTCCGCCGACAGACGTGCCCGACCGCTCGATAATACGCGAATTCATTGGAGGAAGCGCATTTCACTATTAG
- a CDS encoding NAD(P)-dependent oxidoreductase — protein sequence MEVNMKKIGFIGAGIMGRSMIRNLMKAGFEMRIYARSKEKVSDLIKEGASFHATIADCVKSCEAVITIVGFPKDVEEVYFSPGNIMDSAEKGAYLIDMTTTSPTLAEKLYNAGSKKGLHVLDAPVTGGETGAKNGTLSILVGGDKKDFETCMPLFKAMGTNINYQGRAGCGQHAKMANQIMIAGNLSGVCEALSYAQAKGLDANVLLKSISSGAAGSKQLDFLGEKIINKDFTPSFFLKHFVKDMSLALEEAEKSGLHLDVLSCVLSNYKKLEKEGNGDLGTQALIKHYEK from the coding sequence ATGGAGGTAAATATGAAAAAAATAGGATTTATCGGCGCAGGTATTATGGGAAGATCCATGATAAGAAATCTTATGAAAGCGGGATTTGAAATGCGCATATACGCGCGCTCCAAAGAAAAGGTGTCGGATCTTATCAAAGAAGGAGCGTCGTTTCATGCTACCATAGCGGACTGCGTAAAAAGCTGCGAAGCCGTCATCACTATCGTAGGATTCCCCAAAGACGTTGAAGAAGTATATTTTTCGCCGGGCAACATTATGGACAGCGCGGAAAAAGGTGCATATCTTATCGACATGACAACCACAAGTCCTACCCTAGCAGAAAAATTATACAATGCGGGAAGCAAAAAAGGCTTGCACGTGCTCGATGCGCCGGTTACAGGCGGAGAAACGGGAGCTAAAAACGGAACGCTTTCGATCCTCGTTGGAGGAGATAAAAAAGATTTTGAAACATGCATGCCCCTGTTTAAAGCCATGGGAACGAATATAAATTATCAAGGCAGGGCCGGATGCGGTCAGCATGCAAAAATGGCAAACCAAATCATGATAGCCGGCAATCTGTCGGGCGTATGCGAAGCTCTGTCTTACGCACAGGCAAAGGGACTTGACGCAAATGTCCTTCTAAAGTCCATATCATCAGGAGCGGCGGGAAGCAAACAGCTCGATTTTTTAGGTGAAAAGATCATAAACAAAGATTTTACTCCCAGCTTTTTTTTAAAGCACTTCGTAAAAGATATGTCGCTCGCACTGGAGGAAGCCGAAAAAAGTGGACTGCATCTCGACGTCCTAAGCTGTGTGCTCTCAAATTATAAAAAACTTGAAAAAGAAGGCAACGGAGACCTCGGAACTCAGGCACTCATAAAGCACTACGAAAAATGA
- the uvrA gene encoding excinuclease ABC subunit UvrA, translating into MNVFPVQGKKIVIKGAREHNLKNIDIEIPRNKLVVVSGLSGSGKSSLAFDTLFAEGQRRYMESLSSYARQFLGRMDKPDVDLIEGLSPAISIEQKSTNNNPRSTVGTVTEIYDYYRLLYARIGVAHCPNCGRVIQEQSVDQIINTVMSWEEGTKLQILAPVVRGKKGEHQKILDDARAAGFVRARIDGVLADLTESIKLDKQKKHTVELVIDRIVLKADVRKRLADSIETALKSANGIITVSRRVNKEDAAFAEVMKAVAASGSAVDLSKDYLEQEVFFSQKNACPDCGISIPELQPRLFSFNNPFGACPECTGLGEKMEFDLDLMIPDKHKSYNEHGILPYNPSSVWNTCRFKAVADAYGFSLDTPFNELTEKQKNMIVNGSDKPLHWVYYKQSGTGQSEYNQPWPGIFVDMKRRYIEAWGDAMKESLEKFMAHRICSSCSGNRLRPEALAVTVGGKNIIELSALSVLETIDFFENIELTETENRIAAQVLKEIRSRLSFLKNVGLDYLTLDRSAGTLSGGEAQRIRLATQIGSALTGVMYILDEPSIGLHQRDNQRLIDTLTYLRDLGNSVIVVEHDEQTLRTADWIVDIGPGAGIHGGRVVASGTPEQVEGVHESFTGQFLSGKLSMDIPSQRRQGNGHMLVLKNACEHNLKNVDLSIPLGTFTCITGVSGSGKSTLLSDVLYPAVSNKLMRTKYSVGRYDEISGLEHIDKVINIDQSPIGRSPRSNPATYVGVFNGIRDLFSSLPEAKARGYLPGRFSFNVKGGRCEHCQGNGTITIEMNFLPDVYITCDVCHGKRFNKETLEVTYKGKNIADVLDMTIEEACDFFPQIPHIARKLETLRSVGLGYIQLGQSALTLSGGEAQRVKLANELARVSTGKTLYILDEPTTGLHFADVKQLMTVIQRLADQGNTVVMIEHNLDVICQADRIIDLGPEGGFRGGRIIAEGTPEQVAMVEGSYTGFYIKQMFENKCKMKIKQ; encoded by the coding sequence ATGAATGTTTTTCCTGTGCAGGGCAAAAAGATCGTTATTAAGGGCGCCCGCGAACACAATCTTAAAAATATAGATATAGAAATTCCTCGCAATAAATTGGTAGTGGTTTCGGGGTTGTCGGGTTCCGGAAAAAGCTCCCTTGCCTTTGACACGCTTTTTGCCGAAGGACAGCGGCGCTATATGGAAAGTCTTTCTTCTTACGCTAGGCAGTTTTTGGGACGTATGGATAAACCCGACGTAGATTTGATAGAAGGTCTTTCACCGGCCATATCGATAGAGCAAAAAAGCACTAATAACAATCCGCGCTCGACAGTGGGAACGGTTACTGAAATTTATGATTATTACAGACTGCTCTATGCCCGTATAGGGGTCGCCCACTGTCCGAATTGCGGCCGCGTCATTCAAGAGCAATCCGTCGATCAGATAATAAATACCGTGATGAGCTGGGAAGAGGGAACGAAACTTCAAATTCTTGCGCCTGTCGTGCGCGGAAAAAAGGGAGAACATCAAAAAATTCTTGACGACGCGCGCGCCGCAGGGTTCGTGCGCGCCAGAATTGACGGAGTGCTTGCCGATCTTACCGAATCGATAAAACTCGATAAGCAAAAAAAACATACCGTCGAGCTTGTTATCGACCGCATCGTTTTAAAAGCCGATGTGAGAAAAAGACTTGCGGATTCTATTGAAACGGCTCTTAAAAGCGCTAACGGCATCATAACGGTTTCCCGCCGAGTGAATAAGGAAGATGCGGCTTTCGCGGAAGTTATGAAGGCCGTCGCCGCAAGCGGTTCCGCCGTAGATTTGAGCAAGGATTACCTTGAGCAGGAAGTGTTTTTCAGCCAAAAAAACGCCTGTCCCGACTGCGGTATTTCGATTCCGGAACTTCAGCCGCGTCTTTTTTCATTTAACAATCCTTTCGGCGCCTGTCCCGAATGCACAGGACTCGGCGAAAAAATGGAATTTGATCTGGACCTTATGATTCCCGACAAGCATAAATCTTATAATGAGCACGGAATACTTCCTTATAATCCTTCTTCAGTATGGAATACGTGCAGGTTTAAGGCTGTGGCGGACGCTTACGGATTTTCGCTTGATACTCCTTTTAACGAGCTCACTGAAAAACAAAAAAACATGATAGTAAACGGTTCCGACAAACCGCTGCACTGGGTATACTACAAGCAAAGCGGTACGGGACAATCCGAATACAATCAGCCTTGGCCCGGAATTTTTGTCGACATGAAAAGGCGTTATATTGAAGCGTGGGGCGACGCGATGAAAGAGAGCCTTGAAAAATTTATGGCGCACCGCATATGTTCTTCGTGTTCGGGAAACAGACTTCGCCCTGAAGCCTTAGCCGTTACCGTAGGTGGAAAAAATATCATAGAGTTAAGCGCTCTTTCCGTTCTTGAAACGATTGATTTTTTTGAGAATATTGAACTTACCGAAACCGAAAACCGTATTGCCGCGCAGGTTTTAAAAGAGATCCGCTCAAGGCTTTCATTTTTAAAAAACGTCGGGCTCGATTATCTTACCCTTGACCGTTCGGCCGGAACTCTTTCAGGAGGCGAAGCGCAGCGGATCAGGCTTGCCACCCAGATAGGTTCCGCTCTTACGGGAGTTATGTACATTCTTGACGAACCTTCGATCGGCCTTCACCAGCGCGACAATCAGCGCCTCATAGACACTCTTACCTATCTTCGAGATCTCGGGAATTCCGTGATTGTCGTAGAACACGATGAGCAAACTCTTCGCACCGCCGATTGGATCGTAGATATAGGTCCGGGAGCGGGCATACACGGAGGAAGAGTAGTTGCGTCGGGAACGCCGGAACAAGTTGAAGGAGTACATGAGAGTTTTACCGGTCAGTTTTTATCGGGAAAACTCAGTATGGATATTCCTTCACAGCGGCGGCAGGGTAACGGCCATATGCTCGTATTAAAAAACGCGTGTGAGCACAACCTTAAAAACGTAGACCTTTCGATACCGCTGGGAACTTTTACCTGCATAACCGGCGTTTCGGGTTCCGGAAAATCTACGCTGCTTTCCGACGTATTATATCCGGCTGTGAGCAATAAACTCATGCGCACAAAATATTCTGTGGGCCGTTACGATGAAATTTCCGGACTTGAACATATAGATAAGGTCATAAATATTGACCAAAGTCCTATCGGCCGCTCTCCGCGTTCAAATCCCGCAACTTACGTAGGCGTGTTTAACGGCATACGCGATCTTTTTTCATCGCTGCCCGAAGCGAAGGCCAGAGGATATTTGCCCGGCAGGTTCAGCTTTAACGTAAAAGGCGGACGCTGCGAGCACTGTCAGGGAAACGGCACTATAACCATCGAAATGAATTTTTTGCCTGATGTTTATATAACGTGCGACGTGTGTCACGGTAAAAGGTTTAACAAAGAGACGTTGGAAGTTACATATAAGGGTAAGAATATTGCGGACGTTCTGGATATGACGATTGAAGAAGCCTGCGATTTTTTTCCTCAGATTCCGCATATAGCCCGCAAACTTGAGACTCTCAGATCGGTAGGCTTGGGATACATTCAGCTGGGGCAGTCGGCTCTCACTCTTTCCGGCGGAGAAGCACAGCGCGTAAAACTTGCAAACGAGCTTGCGCGCGTTTCAACCGGCAAGACCTTGTACATCCTTGACGAACCTACGACGGGACTTCACTTTGCCGACGTAAAACAGCTCATGACGGTTATTCAAAGGCTTGCGGATCAGGGCAATACGGTCGTTATGATCGAACATAACCTTGACGTCATATGTCAGGCTGACCGCATCATTGACCTTGGTCCCGAAGGAGGTTTTAGAGGAGGGCGGATAATAGCTGAAGGAACGCCGGAGCAGGTAGCTATGGTTGAAGGATCGTACACGGGGTTTTACATTAAGCAGATGTTTGAAAATAAATGTAAGATGAAAATAAAACAATAG
- a CDS encoding Fur family transcriptional regulator, with protein sequence MRADGYQTKGKIRILSFLESKKDTAVSVQDIASYLNKHGEDTCITTIYRRLEKLINERKVIRHTAEDGKKSLFQYIADDTGCLHHLHVQCTSCLKIIHLDCDDSEEFIRHLSSKHGIALDCKKTVLYGLCEECGKKI encoded by the coding sequence ATGAGAGCGGACGGATATCAGACAAAGGGCAAGATAAGGATTCTTTCATTTTTGGAGTCAAAAAAAGATACGGCTGTTTCCGTTCAAGATATCGCTTCTTATCTTAACAAACACGGCGAAGATACATGTATCACTACGATCTATCGGCGGCTTGAAAAATTGATCAACGAGCGAAAGGTCATAAGGCACACGGCGGAAGACGGAAAAAAGAGCCTGTTTCAATACATTGCGGACGATACCGGCTGTCTTCATCATCTTCATGTTCAATGCACTTCATGTCTGAAAATAATACATCTTGACTGCGACGATTCCGAAGAATTTATCCGCCATCTTTCTTCCAAACACGGAATCGCGCTCGATTGCAAAAAAACCGTTTTATACGGTCTTTGTGAAGAGTGCGGTAAAAAAATATGA
- a CDS encoding integrase catalytic domain-containing protein, which yields MKTKQKLTEETAKRYCTASKKHKTKIIDEFIATTGYNRKYAIHILKNTAYIKITHFNNVEKKSVQVITKVRKKRRYEKYYCQNVQQEVIRLWILSMYLCAKRLVPFIRDNIDYFAQKAGYDEQLKLKLSAISSATVARILKPEIPKHSICGISTTRPAKNLNKLIPIRTYFNWDEKKPGFFEADTVAHCGMRSEGQYVCTLTLTDVHSGWTENRALLNKAQRWTKEAVADVKEKLPFKMKGIDSDNGGEFKNTQLLQWCQEHKVVFTRGREYKKNDNCFVEQKNDSVVRRIVGYYRFEGEETREVMAELYEYYNKLVNFFSPR from the coding sequence ATGAAAACGAAACAGAAATTAACCGAAGAAACGGCAAAACGCTACTGTACGGCAAGCAAAAAGCACAAGACGAAAATCATCGATGAGTTCATTGCAACCACCGGCTACAACCGAAAGTATGCCATCCACATTTTGAAAAACACGGCGTACATAAAAATAACACACTTTAACAACGTTGAAAAAAAGAGCGTGCAGGTCATTACGAAAGTACGCAAAAAGCGGCGCTATGAAAAATACTACTGTCAAAACGTACAACAGGAAGTTATTCGCCTGTGGATTTTATCGATGTATCTGTGTGCAAAACGCCTTGTTCCGTTCATCCGCGACAACATCGACTACTTTGCTCAAAAGGCAGGCTATGATGAACAACTCAAGCTTAAACTAAGCGCCATATCAAGCGCAACGGTCGCAAGGATTCTCAAGCCGGAAATCCCAAAACATTCAATCTGCGGTATTTCAACCACACGTCCTGCAAAAAATCTGAATAAGCTTATTCCCATACGCACCTATTTCAATTGGGACGAGAAAAAACCGGGTTTTTTTGAAGCCGACACGGTCGCTCATTGTGGTATGAGGAGCGAAGGTCAGTATGTTTGTACGCTCACACTCACCGACGTGCATTCAGGATGGACGGAAAACAGGGCTCTGTTGAACAAAGCCCAACGCTGGACAAAAGAAGCGGTCGCTGATGTAAAAGAAAAATTACCGTTTAAGATGAAAGGCATCGACAGTGATAACGGAGGTGAGTTCAAAAATACTCAGCTGTTGCAATGGTGCCAAGAGCATAAGGTTGTATTTACCAGAGGTAGAGAATACAAAAAGAATGACAATTGCTTTGTCGAGCAGAAAAATGACAGTGTGGTACGAAGAATTGTCGGCTATTACCGCTTTGAAGGAGAAGAAACTCGAGAAGTCATGGCAGAGCTGTATGAATACTATAACAAGCTCGTCAACTTTTTTTCCCCTCGATGA
- a CDS encoding metal ABC transporter substrate-binding protein translates to MKKKLLLSLVCFSLIFAGTFCFAAEVKNPAFTKAGKIKVVTTIFPIYDWVKNIAGENVDLTYLLEGGVDLHSWQPSAQDMVKITTSDVFIYVGGESDAWAENALKNAMNKDLIAVNLMDMLADKVRTEEIVEGMQAAEHDHDHDDDHEHDIADDSEHDHDDEEEEYDEHVWLSLKNAAAVCDGLSEIFCSLLPSKADTIRSSAGAYIKKLSDLDKEYERTIKNSKKKVILVADRFPFRYLVDDYDLDYYAAFVGCSAETEASFKTVAFLSGKSDELGLNVILVMEKSDKKIADTVIKNSRKKDKKIMTLDSMQSVTAKQVADGASYYEIMKENLAVLKKALN, encoded by the coding sequence ATGAAAAAGAAATTACTTTTATCGCTCGTTTGTTTCAGTTTGATTTTTGCCGGAACCTTTTGTTTCGCGGCTGAAGTAAAGAATCCCGCTTTTACTAAGGCTGGGAAGATCAAAGTTGTTACTACAATATTTCCCATATACGATTGGGTAAAAAATATTGCAGGAGAAAATGTTGATCTTACTTATCTGCTTGAAGGCGGCGTCGACCTGCACAGCTGGCAGCCTTCGGCGCAAGATATGGTAAAAATCACTACGTCCGACGTATTTATTTATGTGGGCGGGGAATCGGACGCTTGGGCGGAAAACGCTCTTAAAAATGCGATGAACAAAGACCTTATTGCCGTTAACCTTATGGACATGCTGGCCGATAAGGTGCGGACGGAAGAAATTGTAGAAGGAATGCAGGCGGCCGAACACGATCATGATCATGATGATGATCACGAACACGATATTGCCGATGATTCGGAACATGATCACGATGATGAAGAAGAAGAATATGACGAACATGTGTGGCTTTCTTTAAAAAATGCGGCGGCCGTGTGCGACGGACTTTCCGAGATATTTTGCAGCCTTTTGCCGTCAAAAGCCGATACGATCCGCAGCAGCGCCGGCGCTTACATAAAAAAACTTTCGGATTTGGACAAAGAATATGAGCGGACTATTAAAAACTCAAAGAAAAAAGTCATTTTAGTTGCGGATCGTTTTCCGTTTCGTTACCTTGTGGACGATTATGATCTTGATTATTATGCGGCTTTCGTAGGATGTTCGGCAGAAACTGAAGCAAGCTTTAAGACCGTCGCGTTTCTTTCAGGCAAGTCCGACGAATTGGGTTTGAACGTGATCCTTGTTATGGAAAAATCCGACAAAAAAATTGCCGATACGGTCATTAAAAACAGCAGGAAAAAAGATAAAAAGATAATGACGCTGGATTCAATGCAGTCGGTTACGGCAAAACAGGTGGCCGACGGCGCGTCGTATTATGAGATTATGAAAGAAAATCTTGCCGTGCTTAAAAAAGCTTTGAATTAG